One genomic segment of Primulina tabacum isolate GXHZ01 chromosome 9, ASM2559414v2, whole genome shotgun sequence includes these proteins:
- the LOC142504383 gene encoding uncharacterized protein LOC142504383 — MPPKRKAPEVPPRRRAGEDRDSTSSNVVDDFGRLLHEQAKVHGEQIQQLLRLQTPVQGRGQGRDQRVVEGAYDKFKKMNPPEFVGSPDPLIAMEWVKAVEAIFDYLNFDDKDRVSCAVFLLTKTARIWWEATKVAINVQTLKWNEFKDLFYDKYFPSDVKARKVKEFLELKQGTMSMNDYILKFEEGCLFVPFIASNDKDRAEHFMRGLRAEIRRDVRMSKANSYKEIVEKALMAEYDEKEIDKERQFRRQQFVQKGQASVQGGKGGHKGKGKEEYRGKAPAMPSESDKPLCPKCHKPHKGECLVGSNKCYRCGGVGHIAINCTQSSGKGRVQGRIFSLTKEGGNPDLSIISGTILISGKVATTLIDTGATHSFISEQFMHSLGLVPIGEIVHFSIVLPSGDYIHSSNVIRACPVQVDDELLNVDLIVIPMIEFDVIWEWIGYLLIEL; from the coding sequence ATGCCACCCAAGAGAAAAGCTCCTGAAGTACCTCCTAGAAGGAGAGCCGGAGAAGACCGAGACAGTACTTCCTCTAATGTAGTTGATGATTTTGGCAGGCTACTTCATGAGCAAGCTAAAGTGCATGGGGAACAAATTCAGCAACTTCTCCGATTACAAACACCGgttcaaggtagaggccaaggtcGTGATCAACGAGTTGTTGAGGGAGCTTATGATAAATTCAAGAAGATGAATCCACCCGAATTTGTAGGGAGTCCGGACCCTTTAATTGCAATGGAGTGGGTGAAGGCGGTCGAGGCGATCTTTGATTACCTTAACTTTGATGATAAAGATCGAGTGAGTTGTGCTGTGTTTCTCTTAACCAAGACCGCAAGAATTTGGTGGGAAGCAACCAAGGTAGCGATTAATGTTCAAACATTGAAATGGAATGAATTTAAAGATttgttctatgacaagtactttcctAGCGATGTTAAAGCCCGCAAGGTGAAAGAATTCTTGGAGCTAAAGCAAGGGACAATGAGCATGAATGATTACATCTTGAAGTTTGAAGAAGGTTGTCTTTTTGTTCCTTTCATTGCTAGCAACGACAAAGATAGAGCCGAGCATTTTATGCGGGGGTTGAGGGCGGAGATTCGAAGAGATGTTCGAATGTCGAAGGCTAATTCTTACAAGGAGATTGTTGAGAAAGCATTGATGGCCGAATATGATGAGAAAGAGATTGATAAAGAAAGACAATTCAGGAGGCAACAATTTGTCCAAAAGGGTCAAGCTTCAGTTCAAGGAGGAAAAGGAGGACACAAGGGGAAAGGAAAGGAAGAATATCGCGGTAAAGCTCCTGCTATGCCATCTGAATCAGATAAGCCTTTATGCCCTAAATGCCATAAACCACATAAAGGAGAGTGCCTAGTTGGAAGCAACAAATGTTATAGATGTGGAGGAGTTGGGCACATTGCCATCAATTGCACTCAATCATCGGGCAAGGGTCGAGTTCAGGGGCGTATTTTCTCTTTGACCAAGGAAGGAGGTAATCCCGATTTGTCAATCATTTCAGGTACCATTCTTATTTCAGGCAAGGTAGCTACTACTCTTATTGATACTGGCGCCacacattcttttatatctgagcAATTTATGCATTCTCTGGGTCTTGTTCCTATTGGTGAAATTGTCCACTTTTCTATTGTGCTTCCTTCGGGAGATTATATTCATTCTTCAAATGTGATCCGAGCGTGCCCTGTTCAAGTAGATGATGAATTGTTGAATGTCGATTTGATTGTCATTCCCATGATTGAGTTTGATGTaatttgggaatggattggttatctaCTTATCGAGCTGTGA